The Longimicrobiaceae bacterium sequence CAGGACCCACTGCGTCGCCGCACCGAGCAGCGCGCCCAGCGCCGCCCCGGCCAGCCCCATCACCCCCGCTTGGGCAAGATAGATGACGATCACCTGCGGCGCGGTGGCGCCCAGGCAGCGCAGCGTGGCCACCGTCTCGCGCTTCTGCGCCATGTACGCGCCCATCGCGCTCGCCACGCCGATGCCGCCCAGCAGCAGCGCGAACGTACCCACCAGGCTCAGGTACGAGCCGAGCCGCCTGAGCGCATCTCCCAGTTGCTGCTGCGCCTCGTCCGCCGTGCGCGACTGCACTCGCTCTGAACGCAGGACGCCGCGGTGTGCCTGGAGGATCGCCTTGGCGGCGCCCGGCGCGGGCAGGCGGATGAACGCCTCGTACTGCGCGCGGCTGCCGAAGCGAACCAGCTTCGTGGCCGCCACCGTACTTGCGGGGATGTAGACGCGCGGCGCGAACAGGTTGCCGATCCCCACCTCGCCCGGCACCTTCTCCAGCGTCCCCGCCACGCGGAACCGCGTCTCGCCCAGCGAGATGCTGTCGCCCACGCGGATCTCCAGCGCGGCGAGCACGGCGGGGTCGACCACGGCGTTGCGGCCGGACGCGAGCCCCGCCCATCGTCCCGCGGGCGCGGTCTCGATCTGCCCGTAGAAGGGAAAGCCCGGCTCCACCGCGCGCACCTGCACCAGCCGCGTGCCCAGCGTCGCCGGGGAGATGACCATCGACGCGAAGGTCGTAACGCGCGCCACGGGAACGCCGCTGTGCTCCAGCCCGCGCAGCAGCGTCTCCGTCTTCGGCCCGAACGGCTTGTTGGCGGAGAGCGACGCGTCGGCACCCAGCAGCGAGCGCGACTGGTCGCGCACGCCCGCGGCCAGGTTGGCCGCGAACGACTGCGTCGCCACCAGCGCGCCGACGCCGAGGGAGATGGAGGAGAGGAAGAGAAGCAGGCGGCGGCGGGCGAAGCGGCTCTCCCGCCACGCCAGGGCGAACAGCGGCCGGAGCGCGCTCACGCTGCCGGTCCGTCGGATACGACCGCGCCGTCGGCCAGGCGGATCACCCGCCTCGCCTTTCCGGCGAGGTCGGAATCGTGCGTGACGAGCACCAGCGTGGTGCCCAGCTCGCGGTTCAGCTCCGTGAGCAGGTCCACGACGCGCGCACCCGTGGCGGCATCGAGGTTGCCCGTGGGCTCGTCGGCGAAGAGGATGGATGGCGAATGCACGAAGGCGCGGGCGATGGCCACGCGCTGCTGCTCGCCGCCGGAGAGCTGGGCGGGGAAGTGGTGGCCGCGGCCCTCCAGCCCCACGCGCGCCAGCAGCTCGCGGGCGCGCTCGGCGCCCCCGGGCGAGCCGCGCAGCTCCATGGGCACCTCCACGTTCTCCTGCGCGGTGAGCGTGGGGATGAGCTGGAACGACTGGAAGACGAAGCCGATGCGCTCGCGCCGCAGCCGCGCCCGTGCGTCTTCGGAGAGCGAGCCCAGGTCGGTGTCGTCCAGGCGCACGGTGCCGCCCGTGGGGCGGTCCAGCCCGGCGAGCAGCCCCAGCAGCGTGGTCTTCCCGCTGCCGCTTGGGCCCACGATTGCAACGAACTCCCCCGCGTCGATGCGGAAGCTGACGTCGCGTAGCGCCGACAGCTCGCGCCCGCCGCTGGGGTACGTCTTACGGAGATCCTGAACGATGAGCATGTATCGAGCTTTCCGCCGTACGGCAGCAGGGTTGTTGGTTTCGCTCTTCATCTTCGGCTGCGGCGGGGGCGAAAGCAAATCGCCGCCGCCGGGCGCCGCGGCCGCGCCCGCCGCCGCACCGCAAGCCGCGGAGCGCAGCGTCCTCTTCCTCGGCACGAGCCTCACCGCCGGTCTGGGCCTCGATCCGGACCAGGCGTACCCGGCGCTGGTCCAGGAGAAGATCGACTCCGCCGGGCTGCCGTTCCACGTCGTCAACGCGGGCGTGAGCGGCGAGACGGCTGCGGGGGCGCGGCGGCGCCTGGAGTGGATCCTCCGCCAGCCCTTCGACGTGATGGTGCTGGAGACGGGCTCCAATGACATGCTGCGCGGCGCCAACCTGGACTCGGTGCGCGCCGACATCCAGGCCATCATCGACCGGGTGCGCCAGGCACGGCCCAACGCGCGGATCGTGCTCGCGGGGATGATGGCGCCGCCCAACCTGGGCGCCCGCTACGCCGCGGGCTTCGGAGCCATGTACCCCGAGCTGGCCCGGAAGAACCACCTGCCGCTCATCCCCTTCCTGCTCCAGGACGTGGGCGGCGTGGCGGACCTCAACCAGTCCGACGGCATCCACCCCAACGAGCGCGGCGCCCGCATCGTCGCCGCGACCGTCTGGAAGACGCTGGAGCCGGTGCTGCGCGAGGATCTCACGCGCTCCCCCAGCCCCTCGCCCACAGCCCCGGCGCGGTAACGCGGCCCACTCGCCTCCGCCGATCGTCCCCGAGATCAAGGCGGAGTTTTGCGCCCCGGGGGCTCCCGCTCAGCGGTGCTGCAAGTGTGACCCGAGCCCGTGCCTTACGCTTAAGAGCCAGGCTTCGGCGGTTCATTTTAGTACAGTACAAGACAATGTTGACAGAATGCACGCTCGCTCTTATTCTGTCATCGCATGTGAACGAGCCCAGTGTGCGGGAAATCACGGATGGTCCGGGCTGACATTTCCGATACCTGACGGCCCTTTCTTCTGCGCGACTCCCGCTCCATACCATGATCCCATCGCTTCGCTTCGTCGTGCGTACCGCCTGCCTGCTCCTCGTTCAAGCAACCGTCTCCGCATCCTGCCTGGAAGCTCAGCAGCCTGGATCGGTGTGGACTCACGCCGATCCGCGCGCCGAGTGCGTGGTGCGGGAGGTTTCGCGTTCGCGTCTCACGGTGGAGGAAGGGCGCTCGCTCTACGTGGAGCCGAGTTCGCTGGCGGCCATGCAAGGAGATGTCTTCATAGCCGGCGCTCCCACGTACCTGTTTGCGCGACCGGCGGCCGGCAGGCGTTGGTCGCCCGCCGGTACGAACAGCGTCTTCGGCGCGCTCGTGCACCCGGACGGCGGCGCGCAAACCGTCCCGTCGCCTCTCGGCAGCGGGCTGACGGCGGGACCGCGTGTGCTGGGCCGGGACGAGGGTGGATGGGAAGCGGTGTTCGCCGAGCAGGAGCGTCCCTCCGCGAAGGTGTCCGAGCGCGTCCCGATCCGTGGCCTCTGGTACGGGAGGTTCGACGGCGGAAACTGGTCCCGCCTGGAGCGCCTTCCACTCCCCGTAGATGGACAGGTTCTGCCGTGGTCAGCGTCGGCGCTGGTGCGGGCGGGGGACACGCTCGCATGGGCGATGGTGGTGCACCGGTCGGGCGAGCGTGACGACGTGCTGCTCTTCGAGCGCCGCGGTGGACGCTGGACGTCGGAGCTGATCCTGGTGCGCACCGCATCGTACGTCGCCCTGGCGTACGCGCCCGGCCGCGGGCTCGTTCTCGCCATCGTCCATCCCGACAGCACCGTGCGTTCGGGAGATGAGAATTCGCTCTTCCTCTGGAGCCGCACGCCGGCGTGGCACCCGTGGCGCCGTCTGGCGCTCGGCGGACCGGAGCCCGTCCACGAGCCTGTCTTCTCGGCCACGGCGAGCTCTCTCGGCTGGCTGGCGATGGTTCGGGGTGCGGGGCACTCGGGATACGAAGCGCGGGCTCTCGCCGCTCCGGCCGAAGCATCTCCAGAGGAAGCGATCGTCGTCGATTCCGACGCCATGGCCGCGATACCGCTGAATCCCCGCGGCGCGGGTGCGGTCTGGTTGACCAGGCATCTGCCGACCAAGACGTCGAGCGAGCTTCGCGTGGTTCGCCGCGTGGGGACCTCCGTAGCCGTCTTGGGTAGCGCCCCGGACCCGTTCGTCGGGTTCGCGGGCGCCGTGGCGACCGGACCGTCCGAGATGCTGGTCACCGGTGCGGCCGTCGACTCCGCCGACAGCCTCGTAGCGTCGCTTCTCATCCGCCTGCGGACCGAATGCCGGCCCGCCTCCGGTGAGAAGCCCGGAGCTCCCGCAGCGGGCGGGAGCCATTTCACCGCGACACGGGAGGACGAAGAAGGCGAGGCGAAGAACGAGGCCGTGGGCCGCGGCCGTGCTGGTCGCGCTGGCAAGCTGCGCGGACGCGGGCGGGCTGACGGTACCCGGACCACATCCCAGCAGGGACCTGGACGTGGTGGTCCCGCGGCTTCAGCAGCCGGCGAGCGGCAGGTCGGTCGTGGTCCGCCGGCCGGGCCGCGACGTGGTGCCGGATGGTGGGACGGCGAACGGTGACCTGCGGCTGATCACCAACTACTGGACCGACGCGTACTTCACGTCCGCCGTGGCGTACGGAGAGGCCCACATGGACTTCATCACGGCAGAGGCGTCGCAGACGGTGACGGCGACGCTGCGGCGCGGCGACAAGACCATCGCGAGCCAGAGCGCCACCACCGCGGACGGGTTCATCCTCCCGCTCGTGGGCTCGCTGAGCACGTTCGTCAACATCGCCATCACCGGCACGTGCGGATACCTGGTGGATGCCACCACCACGCACAGCGCGAACGACACGTACGTCGGCACCATGGTCGCCAAGGACGTAAGAACGTCGCACAAGGCCTTCGCGCAGCCGGACTGCCCTCCCGAACCGGCGCCTCCAACGGCGAGCGGAGGTGGCGGCGGGCTCTCGTCCGGGGCGGACGAGTGGTACCTGTGCACCTTTCAGAACTACTTCATCGGCGACGAGCTGATCTCGACGGAGGTGCTGGGATGCCGGCCGCTCCGCAGCTAGCCCGCCGGCTCACGAGGGCAACCAACCACCAACGGAGGACCGATGTGGAACCAAGTACGGAGCATCCGCTCGATCTTGATACCCGCAGCCTGTGTAGCTCTCTTGGCGCCCTCGACTGCATGGGCGCAAGCTGGCGCGCCGGTACGCGTGGCGATGCCGGACAGCTTTCCCGCGGCCGATGTTCGCATCCTGGTGATGCGCTTCGCTTCTGGTAAGCCGGACGTGGTGATGCTGAACCACGCGACCGTAGATGCGGATGCGCTCGCGGCCGGGATGGCGCTTCTGAGGAACATGAGACGTGAAGATCCGCGCCCGGCCACGGATGTGGTCGCAGTGGTACAGGGTTTCGCGCCCGGTCAACCCGGTGCGCACGCGGCCCCGGGATGGGCCACCCGCCTCGCCGAGCTGCAAGCCCAGCCACGATCGCGCATCGGCAACCTCGGCGCTGGCCGGTGGATCGAGATGCCCGACGCTGTGCCGTAGGCCACGACCGCCGCGTCAGGTGGGAGGCAGGTCCGGAGTTCGATCCGAGGAGCAAGTCGGAGTCGCAGTTCGCCGCGGTTCATTGCGAGGTTTCATCAGTCCAGCGGCGGTGGGCGCCTGTGCCCACCGCCGCTTCCATCTTGCTTCACCTGTTGGAGACGCTTCCATTTCGCAGCGTGTGCTGGCGCCCACGGATGGAAGTTTCGATCGAATGTATGCGTTCGCTTCCTCGGATACGGAATCCGGGTAGATCGGCTTGCCTTCGCGGAGTTCTCGCCGAAGCGAATCGGACCATCGGTAGCAGCCCACGTAGCTGGGCTTCGTGCCGTCGTAGCCCGCGGCTTTAGCCGCCAGGGCGATGCTGGCCGCATCGATTCTCCCGGATTTCGTACGACTCCGTCTGGCAGAAGCCGCGAGCGCGGGGCGTTTCAGGGCGAGATCGAAGCAGGCGTTTCTTCTTCGTGGGGAGCGGGCGGATGGAGCGGAGCATCTACACGGGCGGGATGAAGATGGTGTCCGGGCCCGGAGCAGAGGCGGAGCGCGGCGGGGTGACGGGAAGCGAGGATCGCGGCGCCGGGCCCAAGCCGCTGTACCTGCTGGCGGACAGCCAGCTTCTCTTCTGGCGCGACGACGGCGGCGCGTTCCTGGACGGGATGGCGGGTCTGGCGGATCGCGTCCGCCCGCGGGCGGCGTACATCGGCGCGTCGAACGGCGACGAGGCGGCGTTCTACGAGATCTTCACGGGGGCGATGGAGGGCATCGGCATCGGTGCGGAGAGGTGCCGGATGATCCCGTCCGGCCCGTCGGCCGAAGAGCTCGCGTTCCTCGCTGGAGCGGACGTGGTGCTGCTGGGCGGCGGCGACGTGGAGCGCGGATGGCGGACGATGC is a genomic window containing:
- a CDS encoding ABC transporter ATP-binding protein → MLIVQDLRKTYPSGGRELSALRDVSFRIDAGEFVAIVGPSGSGKTTLLGLLAGLDRPTGGTVRLDDTDLGSLSEDARARLRRERIGFVFQSFQLIPTLTAQENVEVPMELRGSPGGAERARELLARVGLEGRGHHFPAQLSGGEQQRVAIARAFVHSPSILFADEPTGNLDAATGARVVDLLTELNRELGTTLVLVTHDSDLAGKARRVIRLADGAVVSDGPAA
- a CDS encoding arylesterase, giving the protein MVSLFIFGCGGGESKSPPPGAAAAPAAAPQAAERSVLFLGTSLTAGLGLDPDQAYPALVQEKIDSAGLPFHVVNAGVSGETAAGARRRLEWILRQPFDVMVLETGSNDMLRGANLDSVRADIQAIIDRVRQARPNARIVLAGMMAPPNLGARYAAGFGAMYPELARKNHLPLIPFLLQDVGGVADLNQSDGIHPNERGARIVAATVWKTLEPVLREDLTRSPSPSPTAPAR
- a CDS encoding Type 1 glutamine amidotransferase-like domain-containing protein; this encodes MERSIYTGGMKMVSGPGAEAERGGVTGSEDRGAGPKPLYLLADSQLLFWRDDGGAFLDGMAGLADRVRPRAAYIGASNGDEAAFYEIFTGAMEGIGIGAERCRMIPSGPSAEELAFLAGADVVLLGGGDVERGWRTMRANGVAEAVVRRHAEGALLIGVSAGAVQLGLLGWPEGRAEGGAVFGTFGLAPFVVDAHAEKDEWAELRRVVAARGDVAGIGIPKGGGVICHPGGTVEAVRRPVYEWVAHDGAAACSVVFPAGE